One window of bacterium genomic DNA carries:
- a CDS encoding FRG domain-containing protein, with protein MSEQGNVTIPWLPWIDDNGKFEILQYVELTKSKIEQNNWGVVSNVTENGPSKMHVLDLRGITMMTASLRYILKKLDTAVYYRGQNKAWSLVPSLFRKKETTEERLAALHTMNSLLYHVKKHFSILVEDHVRAALAQHYKCPTNWLDIVDTPQMAAWFAYHQRVSYIAPDNGVAYILLLAAPKTSGNSHVQVIDLRDSEPKWLRPHVQQAFSMRVFPDDGSIGSFDHVHLMTYIVPRPLLKAWSAYDAISVETMFPNSTEDLGRFESNIAQGLLHDTEWKGIWHDPEIEI; from the coding sequence ATGAGCGAGCAAGGGAACGTCACTATTCCATGGTTGCCGTGGATCGATGATAATGGCAAATTTGAAATTCTACAGTATGTTGAATTGACTAAGAGTAAAATCGAGCAAAATAACTGGGGTGTTGTATCTAATGTCACTGAAAACGGCCCGTCGAAAATGCATGTCCTCGATTTGCGCGGAATCACGATGATGACCGCAAGTCTACGATATATTTTGAAAAAGCTCGACACCGCTGTGTACTACAGGGGGCAGAATAAAGCATGGAGCCTTGTACCGTCACTGTTTCGGAAGAAGGAAACGACTGAGGAGCGTCTTGCTGCTCTTCATACAATGAACAGCTTACTTTACCATGTGAAGAAGCACTTTTCCATTCTCGTTGAGGACCATGTGCGGGCTGCTCTTGCACAACACTATAAGTGCCCGACAAATTGGCTGGATATCGTTGACACACCGCAAATGGCGGCCTGGTTTGCCTATCATCAGAGGGTTTCTTACATCGCTCCGGACAATGGCGTCGCATATATTCTCTTACTCGCCGCACCGAAGACCTCTGGGAACTCGCATGTGCAGGTCATAGACCTTCGGGATAGTGAACCCAAATGGTTGCGCCCCCATGTACAACAGGCTTTCTCAATGCGTGTATTTCCGGATGACGGCTCAATTGGCTCTTTTGACCATGTCCATCTCATGACCTACATTGTGCCGCGTCCATTACTGAAAGCGTGGAGCGCGTATGATGCCATTTCCGTCGAGACAATGTTTCCAAATTCAACGGAGGACCTAGGTCGCTTTGAATCGAACATAGCTCAAGGTCTCTTGCATGATACTGAATGGAAGGGAATATGGCACGATCCGGAGATTGAGATTTGA